GGAAAGGCGGTCTTCGATGCTGAAATTGAGACACTCAAGGGCAACCGAGTGGAGCCTGAACGTCTCCGAAATCTGCTTTCCCAGAGGCAGAGGCGTGAGCGTCTTCgagagagacagaagaCGACTGCCGAGCTGGTCCCGCACGATATGCAAGCCACAGATGAGATTGCTGTGTATGTCGATGACTCGCCCGATACTCCCGTCAATGATGTCCAGGTTGTGGACCAGCGAGCGCGGCGCCGTGGCGACGAGAACGTTGGCCCTCCTATCAAGTTTGTGGCGTATGAAATGGGTGGCtcgccgagaagaagatgtgACTAGACTTTGGCCGAGCTTCCGACCGATAATGTCTGGTATGCCACTGGTGGATGATGAAATCAGGATACGACAGTCATCGGAACCGAGCGCTATGCTATCGACGACATCGGTCGTACCGGGACTTGTGGCCGCCATATTGACAATCCCCTGGCAGTCGATGATGCTACGGTGTCGACGGTGGATAGCAACGTCGACCTCGCTGAACCCGATTCGATGATTACTGACTTGACTGAGACTCCCCTAGTCGATACCAATGGCTCGCAAGGGAAACGAGCTCTCGATGACATCTTCGAAGGAGTCCTCAATGTCAACACCATTACCCCAGCCAAGCAGACTGCAACCTTGTCTTCTGGGGGTAATTCTGAGGGTAATGACGCTTCCCCTCACCCATGGCTGTCCGCCCCGATGACGAGTCACAGACCAGCCAGGTGTCGTTGTCGACGCTGATGATGATAACACTGACAATGTTGACGCTGACGACGCTGACAATGTCGACGCTGACGACTCTGAAAATGTCGACACTGACGATGGTGTCTTGTCAAGGTTTTTCGCAGGCGTATGCGCACCTTCAAGAAGACATCACACCACGGCATCAAACGCCGTAACATCGACCTGAATTGCGATATACGGTTCGCCACTTTTCCTTAGTATTAATTTGAGAGAATGAGTCCATTCTAGTCGACTTGCGCGCTAAAAACACCGAATGGGAGGCTGATGGTGCGTGATGTGTAATCATAGGCATATTCGGTAAATATCTCGCCTCTTTGTAGACGTGTGAGGGCATATATGGTATTGATTTGTAGCAGTAGTTCGTCGCTATCTtacagtacactgtacttTTGTTTTAGTACTATTATTCTGCACGTCATGATCAGATGGCGTGTGCAATTGTTCTTGTAGGtatacgagtatgtacatactgtacgacTGGGTAAGTCTTCTGGTAACTTTTCGGGTAGTTTTACCCATATAATCAAACAGTAGAGACCCTATATGGATGTCAATAGCCATTAATGCAACTTTTCGTGTTTCCATCTTTCCCAAAGCGTTCCTTCATATctgatctacaagtacatcgTGATAACGCAGTTTTGATCATACAATGGAAGAACTGCTAAAGGGAGAGGAAAGGTCTTGGATCAGGATGTGGCCGGGGTATCTAAGAGATATTCAAACAAGTGTTTGACACGAACAAGAACCTGTGCTATATACTGTCTCTGTTGCAGAGACTCAGTCAACTGTTTATAGATTTTGATTGGGGAAGGtatggtactgtactgtacaagtaatttGGGTACTTGGCTTCATTCTGCAACAGTTCAAAAATGAAATCTGCTGACTTTTATTATGGTAAGATCCTCTCCAGTCCCCTCATTCTCCTTCAGTCTCCTACAACTCCTTGATCATGTCTCGAATCATACTTCAGCCGATATCAGGAccaaagagaagagatTATGGAGAAAAGCGAGTCAGTAGatgagtcacgtgataatTATGGGGTTTAATACTTGTGTTTGAATAGGAAGAAGTTCTAGGGAAAGCGGTTTATGTTGAGGGAATGGGTTAGTTGAATATAGTTGAAAGGATATATTGTTTAGTTGGAACATTAGTTGACAATGAGATAACATGATAGATGGGTTCAAACTCGGTGAATATGGACCTGATTTTGACGGGACAGAATTGAAGCTGCTTAACAAGTTAATATATCattttttcttttattttttgGTTTACCGGTTCGTCTCAATGGTTATCATACCGAAATCTACCGGCTCAGTAATCGACACCTAGAAGATGCGTTCTAAAAGCTCGTATCGGTGACCTTCGTGCCAACATAGTCGGTTTGAAGTTCATATTTGACTGCCATATCAACTTGGTGTCCCCTTTCTGAAGCATTCTGATCCCAATGGATGCTTGGAGCTGCTCTTGAGACTCGGACATCTGGTTGGATCTCGTGTCCCTGCCTGTCACAGTCCATGTCTACGGACAATCGACTACAGTAAAGTACCGACACCCGATTTCGCAATGTTGCCTCGATTGAGTACACAATAGGAGGTCGTATATCAGCAGTATATTCATCTCGTACAACCTCGGTTCAACTAAAACCACTAGGGTCAAACTCAACCATCAGATCAGTGTACTGCTTACCACCGTCAACCCAGCCCTTGATGCCTCCCTCAAGCACATAGACTTCAATATCCTTCTCATTGTGGGCCACCAAACTGTCATAGAACCAACCGGCAGTCTTGACCGCCCTCTTTCGAGACGACCAGCAATGCACCACGATTCTGGTCTTTCCTGCACCCTTTAGCAGCCGCCAGATATCCTCCACAGAGCTGTAAACGCCAGTGTAGTGGGCACACAGAGCGCCCCTGATGTTGCCGCCCTGAAAATCGTGTTTTCGAAGATCCAGAATCTGGGTCTTGTTGTCATCTAGCAATAGCCACTGGCGAACCTGCTCCTTGGAGGCCAGTGGAGCCGTTCCTTTGGGCTCCGGGTACTTTTCGAGCCAGTCGGCGACTTCCGGATGCGTTCCCATTTTTGTGTCCGAGTGGTTTGGTCCTTTTTCGGGCGACAGCCGGGGTATTTATAGCTACACTAGTCGTCTGACGGGTTAGTACTGATTTGTAGATGCACTTGGGTAACCGAGGATGTAAGAGTCTTGTGCGATCAAAAGTGAGCGAGTGGatcggtcacgtgacgtaATGACTCGATCGCGTGACGTAATGGCTCGAACGCGTGACCTAGTGTctgtatcacgtgatctggGGATTATATTTCACGTAATGATtcaatcacatgaccgGGTGGCCCCAGATCTAAATCTTCGGTCTCCGATAGTGTGGGTTTTGACGGCTTGGTTAATTAGTGCCATCTTTGTTTGATAGGTTAATAATTGTCTTTCGGACTCCGGCGATGAGAATTTGTAGGCCGTTGGAGACTGTTGTATTGACCATTTGATTGGCCATTGTGTGACCATTTAATTGACGGTTGGATCGACAAACATGTTTTGTCACTATGAACTGGTCCTCTTGTATAGTTAGCGTACTTGGAGCAGATGGGTAATCTAACTAAATAATTCATAAAGTCAATTAAATTGATGGAATTTAGTTGAGTCATAACAATTCCGTACAATACCGTATTcgcaactacaagtatcgtacacCTACAAAAGGTGCAATTAATTCCGCAACATGAGACCAAGAGGACGGTAGTTTGCTGAAGCTTGAAACTTTTCATCATTCAGTTCGTGGTAGCATTGTCTTATCTATACGACTCAGTTCCGATAATGGATATCCGTCTGATTACTTCTCGACTAGATAAAGACATTACTCTACTCTACAGtatactacagtatgaacAGAGCTTTGGTTCTATGAATGTTCATCAAGTCCGTGAAATGGCTCTAAGAACCGCTCTTCAATCCATACATTACTATGTAAGACCGCACAGTTGGTTAACCATCCGAGGTTCGGCAATGAGAGCACTTATGACAAGTGTATCTTCTTCATAATCGCTCCCCTATCGGACTATCCCTAATGTATGTattttacttgtac
The Yarrowia lipolytica chromosome 1A, complete sequence genome window above contains:
- a CDS encoding uncharacterized protein (Compare to YALI0A17237g, weakly similar to uniprot|Q871C2 Neurospora crassa NCU07197.1 predicted protein) encodes the protein MGTHPEVADWLEKYPEPKGTAPLASKEQVRQWLLLDDNKTQILDLRKHDFQGGNIRGALCAHYTGVYSSVEDIWRLLKGAGKTRIVVHCWSSRKRAVKTAGWFYDSLVAHNEKDIEVYVLEGGIKGWVDGGKQYTDLMVEFDPSGFS